A segment of the Leptotrichia massiliensis genome:
CAAAACTCATTTTTATTCTTTCATTAATATTCGTCTTTTGCGATAAAACCTGTATTCCAAGTAAATTTGCCTTCGCTTCTTTATTATACGTCAATTTCACATTTTCTGTAATTTCCTTATCATTTCTCAAAATTTTCAAACTTACATCTTCATCTTTATAATTTTGACTAATTTTCAAAACTTTTTCCGACATTTCCACCCAGTTTGACACATTTTCTCCATTAACTGCCAAGATTCTATCGTTTACTCTCAATTTCTCCTTTGCTCTGGAATCTACCTGAATTTCTCCAACAACTGGCGCTGTATATTTTATAGGCATCACTCCTGTTATTGAAAGCATCACAAATAAGGCAATCAAGGCAGAAATAAAGTTCATCATAACTCCTGCAATAAGTACAACAAAACGGCTAAACGGCGACTTGGCAAAAAATCCATTTTTTTGAATATTTTCCTGCTTTTTCAATTCCTTTTCCACATTCTCATCCAGCCTTTTCGACACTTCATTGACAAATTCTTCGCTTTCAATTTCATCAGATTTTTCACTTAATCCTTTTTCATTTCTCAGTTCCTCAATAATCTCGTCAGTTTTTTCCTTTTTAAACCTTTCTAAATCAAAATTTTCAGGCTGCATCCCTTCTATATTAACAAATCCTCCAAGAGGAAGAACCCTAATCGAATAAACCGTTTCCCCTTTTCTCACTGAAAAAATCTTAGGTCCCATCCCAATTGCAAACTCTGAAACAGGCATTCCAAAATATTTAGCTGTCGCAAAATGCCCCAATTCGTGCAAAAATACTATTACCCCTAAAATTACTATTGTAAAAATTATTCCCATTTATCTATTCTCTCCATTTTCTTTTATTTTCATATTTATATTATTTCCTATTTAAAGATCAAAAATCAAACATTCATGAAATTAAAATCATTTTTTTTACATGATTATGTTATTATACGACCTGTGTAACTATTAAAATATCCTTTAATTAAATTTAATCATTAGGATAAATACTTAAGAATTAAATTTCATTTTTTTTGCAAAGCTATCAAATTAATTATTATAAAATTTTATTTCTATTTTTTTAATGGACTTAGTATTAAAATAAATTATTAAAAAATACTGCTTTAAATGAGAAAAACCCATAAAAAGCAGCTAAATTCCAAAATTAACTTATTTGTATTATAATAAGTTACTGTCTCTTGATTCTTCTCCTAATGAAGCATCAATGTCTTCATAGTCGATTCCAACTGGAATAGAAGTCAAAACTTTATCAGTAACCTTTGAAAGGTGTGCATTCATTGCATAAGCAGCTCCACTCACAAAATCTATTACTCTTTGTCCCACTTCATATTCTAAAAATTCCAAACTGAATGTTACAACTTTATTTTCTTTTATTGCATCAGCAATTAATCTCGAATCTTCAAAAACTTTTGGTCTGATAATCGAAACATAGCTCACTTTTGACGACGCCATTTTTGTAATTTCCTCCTTTTTTCCTACTCCAAAAAGACTTCCAATGCCTTTTTTCTCTTCTGGTTGTTTTTCTTGTTCAACTCGATTTACTGCTGGTTTTGGTTGAACTTTTGCCTGTTGAGTTTGTGACGGCTGTTCTACTGCCACTTCTTTTCTTTCATCATTTGACAATTCTTCAGATAACTCATCATCATCATCTTCAATATCATCGCCAAAAAATTCCATTATTTTTCTTTTAAGTCCCAAAGTATAACCTCCTATTCAAATAACTTACTTCCTATTCTAATTATAGTAGCCCCATTTTTCAAGGCTTCTACATAATCATTCGACATTCCCATAGAAATCTCAGTAATATAATCATGCTGCTTTTGGTATTCTTCTTTTAGTTTTCTCATATTTAAAAAATAATCATTTATTTCAGACTCACTTGCCTCAAATGGTGCCATGGTCATAAAACCTATTATTTTTACATTACTCATAGAAAAATACTTTTCGCTATCTTTTTTAAAATCTTCAATGTAAACTCCTGTTTTGGACTCTTCTTTTGAAACATTAACTTGAATCAATCCATTTATAATTCTGTCATTTTCAATAGCTTTTTTATTTATTTCATCTAAAAGTTCATAAGAATCAATCGAATGTATTAAATTCACACTATTAATTATATACTTTATTTTATTTTTTTGCAACCTTCCAATAAAATCCCATTTGATATTTTTATATTTCTCATCTGAAAATTCATTTAGCTTGTCCCGATAAAGCTGAGCCCTATTTTCGCCAAAGTAATCATACCCCATCTCAATCAGAGCCTTGTGTTCTTCGACATCAAAATACTTACTTACAAATAAAATTTTAACTTTTTCAGGATATGGAGAATATTTTTTTATATCTTCCAAAATTTTTTCATAGTTCTGTTGAATTTTTACACTATCAAGTTTCATTTTTGCTCCTTATTATTTTTTGACTTGCTTTGTAATTGATTAATTCCTATTTATTTTCTATAAGTACAAATATGATATTTTTCACAGTTACACTATTATAACCTTTTTTTCAAATAAATTCAACAAATACATTATTTGCCAGCAACATTCCTCTTTTTGTTAAACGAAGCCTTATTTCATAAGTCTTTTCTGCCATTTTTTCATCAAAAGATTCATTATTTTTGACTTTATTTTTTATTTCTTTTTCTTTTGTATCAATAAATTTTTCAATTTTTTGTTCTCTTTTTTCTGAAAAATCCACTTTTTTCACAATAAATTTTTCCAATAATCCATTTTTTATAAGTTTTTCAACTCTCTTATCCTCAAAATACCCAATTCCCTCCTGAATCAGCCTTAACCCCAGCATTCTGATCAACTTTTCACTTTCAATTTCATCCACAATTTCCACCGTATTCTCATCGATCGGTAATTTTTCATTATCCAGAAATTTATAATATCTATTAAATGTACGAACATTGCTATGGCGATTTTCTCCATAATAAGCCGCTGCACTCATTCCAACACCAATAAACTTTTTATTTCTCCAATATTTCAAATTATGTCTTCCACTATTTTTTTGTCTTTCCTTAATCATCTCAAAGCTTTCTATATTTTGAAATATTTCATTTTTCAATGTTTCTTCATTCTTCTTAATTTCTGAAAAATTTTGAAAATCTATTCTCTTTTCTAAATTATAATTTTTATTAATATTTCTATTTTCCTCAAAATTTTTGTCAATTCGTGCAAAATTTGATATTTCATAATGGCAATACCCATTTTCATTAAAAAATTCAATAATCATCTCATACATCTGAGCTTCCACATCCTGATCAATTTCTGACAGAATACCCTTTTGCAACTTACTCCAGAAAACAGTCCCTTCTTCCCATATAAGCGAATAAATCGAAACATTTTCAGGCTTTAATTCTCTCAAAATGTTCAAATCCCGCTGTAAATCTTCAATGCTTTGATTAGGAATTCCAAACATCAAATCCACAGTAATATTCTTAAATCCAGCTTTTCTAGCCATTTTGTACACATTTACCGCATCATCTGAACTATGCTGTCTTCCAATAAATTTCAGAACGTGATTCTGAAAGCTCTGTATCCCAATACTCAGCCTGTTTATCCCAATTTCCCGAATTTCCTTCAATTTTTCCAAAGTCATGTCAGTCGGATTTAATTCCAAAGTAATCTCCGCATTCCCAGTCCAGTTCAATTCATCCATTATTTCCTTTATCATCCCAACTGGCAATACCGAAGGCGTTCCCCCACCAAAATAAATCGTATCATACTTAAACTTTGGGTACATCCTAATTTCTCTAATTAAATAATCTACATATTTTCTATATTCCTTCTCCATTCTCACAAACGTGCAAAAATCACAGTACTCACATTTCTTATCACAAAACGGAATATGAATATATATTGCATCAACATCTTTTTCTTTTATTTCTATCATTTTTCACAAGTTCTCTCTAAAAGTTTTTATAATTACAGTCAATCTGCTTTAAAAATTAGAATTAAGCAAGTCTGAAACAAAAAAGATCAGAAAAAACTGAACTTCCGCCAAAAATTGGACATTTAGTTTAAGTAATCTTCTGATCTCTTTAAAAAATTATAATCCTAAAAATTTTGAAAATTCTTCCATTGTTTTATCAAGTTTTGCTTTTACATTTTCATTTGAATCTGCATTCACACTAAAGTAGAATTTAATTTTTGGCTCTGTTCCAGATGGACGAGCTGTAATGTAAGTATTGTCTTCAAGAACAAATTGTAAAACGTTTTCTTTTGGTAATTTTATTTCAGTTTCTGCTCCTGTTTCCAAGTTGTATTCTTTGTGTGATAAGAAATCACGTTTAATTTTTATCTTTTTACCAAGCAGTTCGTCTTTTACATTTTCTCTCAAGTTACTCATAAGAGCAGCCATTTGTTCAATTCCATCTTTTCCTTTAAGAGTGACAGATTTTATTCCTTCTAGGTAATATCCAAATTCTTTATATAATTTTTGCAATTCTTCATAAATTGAACTTCCAATTGAATCATAGTAAGCAGCCATTTCAGCGATTACCATTGAAGTTACCAATGCATCTTTATCCCTTGCATGTGTTCCGATCAAATATCCATAGCTTTCCTCAAATCCAAATAAATATGTTCCATCCAGTTCTTTGTTTTCAAATTGTCTAATTTTTTCTCCAATATATTTAAATCCTGTCAATGTTTTCATAACTCCAACATTTTTTGAAGGTGCAATAACGTCAATCATTGGTGTAGAAACAACTGTTGTAATAACTTTTGCATTTGTAGGAATGTCTTTCTTATTATTTAAAAGATACTGCAGTAACAATAATCCAACTTGGTTTCCATTTGGATAATACCATTCATTTTTATCATCTTTTACAGCAATCCCGATTCTATCTGCATCAGGATCATTTGCCATAACTATTTTTGCTCCAATTTCATCAGCTAATTTTACTCCAAGTTTAAATGCAGCTTTTTCTTCAGGATTTGCATAAGTTACAGTTGGAAAGTTTCCATCTGGCTCAATTTGTTCCTTCACGACTTCAAAATTGTACCCAAAATCAGATAAAATACGTTTCATTGGACGTCCACCAGTTCCATGAAGTGGAGTGTAAACTATTTTGAAATTTTCTTTCCCTGGAATATCTGTTTTTAAAGTTTGTGTTTTTATTGCATCTAAATAATCGTCATCAATTTTTCCATCCAATTGAATAATTAATCCTTTTTCTCTTCCTTCTGCTTCAGAAATTACTTTAATTTCTTCAAGAGTCTGAATTTTATTAACTTCAGCAACAATAGCAGGTGCATGCGGATCTACTACTTGTGCTCCATCATCCCAGTAAACCTTGTATCCATTGTATTCCACAGGGTTATGCGAAGCAGTTACAACGATTCCAGCCATAGTTCCTTTATATCTTACTCCAAATGACAATTCAGGAGTAGAACGTAAATCTTCATAAATATATGCCTTAATTCCATTGGCAGCCATAACTCTCGCTGTATTCAAAGCATATTCCCTTGAGCCAATTCTACAGTCATGAGCAATAATAATCCCTTTTTCTTTTGCCAATTTTTCATCAAAACTTAACATGTAATTTGCAAGACCTTGAGTCGCTTTTCTAATTACGTATTTATTAATTCTGTTAGTTCCAATCCCACGAACACCTCTAATTCCACCAGTTCCAAAGCTTAAATCCTTAAAAAATCTGTCTTCAATTTCTTTATCATTTCCAGCCAGACTTCTCAGCTCTTCCTTATCCTTTTCATCAACAGCTTCTGAATTTAACCAATATTCGTATTTTTTCATATATTCCATGGTACGCCTCCTAAAATTTTTATTTAAATAATTTTAATTTCTTTTATTTTGACAGTTTATTTTGAATTAAATATTGCCAAAAATTTTTCTATTCTATATTAATTTTACCATATTAATTTAATTTAACAAATACTTAAACGAAAAAAATTACAATTTTTTTACTAAAATTAAAACTAATACAAAAAACATTACAATAATATTCACAATAAACGGCAAAAAAGGGTTAAAATTTAATAAATGTCCTGATAACAGCGAACCTATAGCAGTTCCAAGCGAACCCACTGCAGATGCCACTCCCAGTATCTTCCCCTGATTTTCCTTATATCTCTGAGCAATAATCGTATTTCCAAGCGAACGTACAATCTCATAAGTCATTGTATAAAGAGCCATCAAAAGATATGGAGTTACACCAAATTTAACTCTAAACAAAATCACTGCCATTAATATTATCCCAACAAAAATCAAAAATTTATAAATACTTTTTTCTTTAAACTTTTTTAATAATTTCCCCAGCAAAAATGCAGTTCCAAAAAATGCAAATAATGAGGAACACATAACAAAAGTTCCAATTGTATCAGAAGAAACTTTTTTATAAAATTTCAAAAAATAGTTTAAAGCACTTCCATAAGAATAAATTCCTATTCCTGAAAGCAGTATTATAAGACAGAAAAATTTGGAATATCCATCTAATTCCTTAATATATCTAAAAGTTGCAAATGGGTTTAAGTCCTTTTTATTTTTTTTTTCTTCTAATTTATTATCTTTTTTCACTATTTCCTTCATAACCAACAAAATAATTATTGAAACAATACTTCCACCAATAAACTGTAATGCAAATGAAAATCGTGGATCATTCATAGCAGTTGCGACATATCCCCCTATTTTCTGTCCAATTGCTCCGCCAATTACAGTAGCAGAACTTACTTTGGCAATATTCTTAGCCTTTTCTTCTTTTTCAGACAGCTGACTCACATATCCAAATGCCACAGCAAATGTTCCCCCCGAAGCAAATCCCGAAATCATCCGTGCTAAAAATATAAGTGGCAAATTCGTTCCAAATCCAAATATAAGCTGTGACATTCCATAACAAAATGGCATAAACACAAATATCCTCTTCATCCCAACTCTAT
Coding sequences within it:
- a CDS encoding M50 family metallopeptidase, yielding MGIIFTIVILGVIVFLHELGHFATAKYFGMPVSEFAIGMGPKIFSVRKGETVYSIRVLPLGGFVNIEGMQPENFDLERFKKEKTDEIIEELRNEKGLSEKSDEIESEEFVNEVSKRLDENVEKELKKQENIQKNGFFAKSPFSRFVVLIAGVMMNFISALIALFVMLSITGVMPIKYTAPVVGEIQVDSRAKEKLRVNDRILAVNGENVSNWVEMSEKVLKISQNYKDEDVSLKILRNDKEITENVKLTYNKEAKANLLGIQVLSQKTNINERIKMSFVLFRDYFKLTLDGVRMLVTGKVAMKEMTGPVGLPKIVGQAYGQGGFFALLVIFILISINIGIMNLLPIPALDGGRIIFVIPEFFGIKVNKKIEEKIHVIGMIFLLVLMLVIVFFDVTKYF
- a CDS encoding cell division protein SepF, whose protein sequence is MGLKRKIMEFFGDDIEDDDDELSEELSNDERKEVAVEQPSQTQQAKVQPKPAVNRVEQEKQPEEKKGIGSLFGVGKKEEITKMASSKVSYVSIIRPKVFEDSRLIADAIKENKVVTFSLEFLEYEVGQRVIDFVSGAAYAMNAHLSKVTDKVLTSIPVGIDYEDIDASLGEESRDSNLL
- a CDS encoding YggS family pyridoxal phosphate-dependent enzyme; translated protein: MKLDSVKIQQNYEKILEDIKKYSPYPEKVKILFVSKYFDVEEHKALIEMGYDYFGENRAQLYRDKLNEFSDEKYKNIKWDFIGRLQKNKIKYIINSVNLIHSIDSYELLDEINKKAIENDRIINGLIQVNVSKEESKTGVYIEDFKKDSEKYFSMSNVKIIGFMTMAPFEASESEINDYFLNMRKLKEEYQKQHDYITEISMGMSNDYVEALKNGATIIRIGSKLFE
- the hemW gene encoding radical SAM family heme chaperone HemW → MIEIKEKDVDAIYIHIPFCDKKCEYCDFCTFVRMEKEYRKYVDYLIREIRMYPKFKYDTIYFGGGTPSVLPVGMIKEIMDELNWTGNAEITLELNPTDMTLEKLKEIREIGINRLSIGIQSFQNHVLKFIGRQHSSDDAVNVYKMARKAGFKNITVDLMFGIPNQSIEDLQRDLNILRELKPENVSIYSLIWEEGTVFWSKLQKGILSEIDQDVEAQMYEMIIEFFNENGYCHYEISNFARIDKNFEENRNINKNYNLEKRIDFQNFSEIKKNEETLKNEIFQNIESFEMIKERQKNSGRHNLKYWRNKKFIGVGMSAAAYYGENRHSNVRTFNRYYKFLDNEKLPIDENTVEIVDEIESEKLIRMLGLRLIQEGIGYFEDKRVEKLIKNGLLEKFIVKKVDFSEKREQKIEKFIDTKEKEIKNKVKNNESFDEKMAEKTYEIRLRLTKRGMLLANNVFVEFI
- a CDS encoding phospho-sugar mutase yields the protein MEYMKKYEYWLNSEAVDEKDKEELRSLAGNDKEIEDRFFKDLSFGTGGIRGVRGIGTNRINKYVIRKATQGLANYMLSFDEKLAKEKGIIIAHDCRIGSREYALNTARVMAANGIKAYIYEDLRSTPELSFGVRYKGTMAGIVVTASHNPVEYNGYKVYWDDGAQVVDPHAPAIVAEVNKIQTLEEIKVISEAEGREKGLIIQLDGKIDDDYLDAIKTQTLKTDIPGKENFKIVYTPLHGTGGRPMKRILSDFGYNFEVVKEQIEPDGNFPTVTYANPEEKAAFKLGVKLADEIGAKIVMANDPDADRIGIAVKDDKNEWYYPNGNQVGLLLLQYLLNNKKDIPTNAKVITTVVSTPMIDVIAPSKNVGVMKTLTGFKYIGEKIRQFENKELDGTYLFGFEESYGYLIGTHARDKDALVTSMVIAEMAAYYDSIGSSIYEELQKLYKEFGYYLEGIKSVTLKGKDGIEQMAALMSNLRENVKDELLGKKIKIKRDFLSHKEYNLETGAETEIKLPKENVLQFVLEDNTYITARPSGTEPKIKFYFSVNADSNENVKAKLDKTMEEFSKFLGL
- a CDS encoding MFS transporter; amino-acid sequence: MKKNINRMIVLMFLCIIVYNLGHPATPALIELRGWKKSISGELLAFMSTAMFISSPYLGALADRVGMKRIFVFMPFCYGMSQLIFGFGTNLPLIFLARMISGFASGGTFAVAFGYVSQLSEKEEKAKNIAKVSSATVIGGAIGQKIGGYVATAMNDPRFSFALQFIGGSIVSIIILLVMKEIVKKDNKLEEKKNKKDLNPFATFRYIKELDGYSKFFCLIILLSGIGIYSYGSALNYFLKFYKKVSSDTIGTFVMCSSLFAFFGTAFLLGKLLKKFKEKSIYKFLIFVGIILMAVILFRVKFGVTPYLLMALYTMTYEIVRSLGNTIIAQRYKENQGKILGVASAVGSLGTAIGSLLSGHLLNFNPFLPFIVNIIVMFFVLVLILVKKL